The Neisseria sicca genome includes a window with the following:
- a CDS encoding LrgB family protein, translating into MDGILSLWQQPSVLLFLTLAVYALALILRARTGYLLLNPVLISTVTLIAYLKILDIDYAVYHDAAQFIDFWLKPAVVALAVPLYQNRQKIFSQWLPVIVSQLAGSVTGIITGMYFAKWLGAEREVVLSLAAKSVTNPIAIEITRTIGGIPAITAATVIVAGLVGQIAGYTVLKNTVVMPSSVGMSLGTASHAMGIAASLERSRRMAAYAGLGLTLNGVLTAAIAPIIIPVLGF; encoded by the coding sequence ATGGACGGCATCCTTTCCCTGTGGCAACAGCCCAGCGTCCTGCTTTTCCTGACGCTGGCAGTTTACGCGCTGGCACTCATCCTCCGCGCGCGGACGGGCTATCTGCTGCTCAACCCCGTCTTAATCAGTACCGTTACCCTGATTGCCTACCTCAAAATCCTCGACATCGATTACGCCGTGTACCACGATGCCGCGCAGTTTATCGACTTCTGGCTCAAGCCCGCCGTCGTCGCGCTCGCCGTCCCGCTCTACCAAAACCGTCAAAAAATCTTCAGCCAGTGGCTGCCCGTCATCGTCTCGCAGCTCGCCGGCAGCGTGACCGGCATCATCACAGGCATGTATTTCGCCAAATGGCTGGGCGCGGAGCGCGAAGTCGTCCTCTCGCTCGCCGCCAAATCCGTGACCAACCCCATCGCCATCGAAATCACCCGCACCATAGGCGGCATCCCCGCCATCACCGCCGCCACCGTCATTGTCGCCGGGCTGGTCGGGCAGATCGCCGGTTATACCGTACTTAAAAACACAGTCGTCATGCCCTCGTCTGTCGGCATGTCGCTCGGCACCGCCTCACACGCCATGGGCATCGCCGCCTCACTCGAGCGCAGCCGGCGCATGGCGGCATACGCAGGGCTGGGGCTGACCCTCAACGGCGTGCTGACCGCCGCCATCGCCCCGATTATCATCCCCGTATTAGGATTCTGA
- the argJ gene encoding bifunctional glutamate N-acetyltransferase/amino-acid acetyltransferase ArgJ, whose product MAVNLTEKTADQLLNIDGIQLFTARAGIKQTDRADLTLMVLSGGNTVGAVFTTNRFCAATVHIAKSHLFDEDGVRAIIINTGNANAGTGAQGRIDAIETCAATAEQTGCKPSQVLPFSTGVILEPLPVGKIVAALPKMQPADWADAARAIMTTDTVPKSASREGSVGEKHTVRATGIAKGSGMIHPNMATMLSFIATDAKVSQPILQLMTQEIADETFNTITVDGDTSTNDSFVIIATGKNSQSEIDNIADPRYKQLKDLLGSLALELAQAIVRDGEGATKFITVRVENAKTRDEARQVAYAVAHSPLVKTAFFASDPNLGRLLAAIGYAGIADLDTDTVEMYLDDVLVAENGGRAASYTEEQGQAVMAKDEITVRIKLHRGQAAATVYTCDLSHDYVSINADYRS is encoded by the coding sequence ATGGCAGTCAACCTTACAGAAAAAACCGCAGACCAACTACTGAACATCGACGGCATCCAACTCTTCACCGCCCGCGCAGGCATCAAACAAACTGACCGCGCCGACCTCACCCTGATGGTACTTTCCGGCGGCAACACCGTCGGTGCCGTCTTTACTACCAACCGCTTCTGCGCCGCCACCGTCCACATCGCCAAATCACACCTCTTCGACGAAGACGGCGTACGCGCCATCATCATCAACACCGGCAACGCCAACGCCGGCACAGGCGCGCAAGGCAGAATCGACGCCATCGAAACCTGCGCCGCCACCGCCGAACAAACCGGCTGCAAACCCTCCCAAGTCCTTCCCTTCTCCACAGGCGTCATCCTCGAGCCCCTGCCCGTCGGCAAAATCGTCGCCGCCCTGCCCAAAATGCAGCCCGCCGACTGGGCGGATGCCGCACGCGCCATCATGACCACCGACACCGTGCCAAAATCCGCCTCGCGCGAAGGCAGCGTCGGCGAAAAACACACCGTCCGCGCCACCGGCATCGCCAAAGGCTCCGGCATGATCCATCCCAACATGGCGACCATGCTCTCCTTCATCGCCACCGATGCCAAAGTTTCCCAACCCATCCTCCAACTGATGACCCAAGAAATCGCCGACGAAACCTTCAACACCATCACCGTTGACGGCGACACCAGCACCAACGACAGCTTCGTCATCATCGCCACCGGCAAAAACAGCCAAAGCGAAATCGACAACATCGCCGACCCGCGCTACAAACAGCTCAAAGACCTGCTCGGCAGCCTCGCTCTCGAACTCGCCCAAGCCATCGTCCGCGACGGCGAAGGCGCGACCAAATTCATCACCGTCCGCGTCGAAAACGCCAAAACCCGCGACGAAGCCCGCCAAGTCGCCTACGCCGTCGCCCACTCGCCGCTGGTCAAAACCGCCTTCTTCGCCTCCGACCCCAACCTCGGCAGACTGCTCGCCGCCATCGGCTACGCAGGCATCGCCGATTTGGACACCGACACCGTCGAAATGTATCTGGACGACGTACTGGTTGCCGAAAACGGCGGCCGCGCCGCAAGCTACACCGAAGAACAAGGGCAGGCAGTAATGGCTAAAGACGAAATCACCGTCCGCATCAAACTCCACCGCGGACAAGCCGCCGCCACCGTCTATACCTGCGATCTGTCGCACGACTACGTCTCCATCAACGCAGACTACCGTTCGTAA
- a CDS encoding uracil-DNA glycosylase family protein codes for MLSSRYLHLHEALGLGPMWLKRGAKTIPAALTAPKTGMPKPAAASVQTTIPRQERTLSAGAHQARLSAMAAVHGGNQQDVPEREMPSPQTAAVEAARQSEAKPKQETPADKQTRSIQNTADLPAAPHHSDDLPRLSATVKTAHLMVVSICPSTEDTLHGELFHGETGVLLDNMLAAIRLSPEQAHKTSWVKAAPVFSPHPSEAQIHAELPALKHELESSQARAVLFLGQIFEQKEMMAVMDELCGGIPYFTIPHPARLLRQPRLKAYAWQVLKKAAAVL; via the coding sequence ATGTTAAGCAGCCGTTACCTCCATTTGCACGAAGCCTTGGGACTGGGGCCGATGTGGCTCAAGCGCGGGGCAAAAACCATTCCCGCTGCTTTGACCGCTCCCAAAACCGGTATGCCCAAACCCGCGGCAGCGTCGGTTCAGACGACCATCCCCCGTCAGGAACGCACCCTGTCGGCAGGGGCGCATCAGGCGCGTCTGTCGGCAATGGCAGCCGTACACGGCGGAAACCAACAGGACGTACCCGAGCGCGAAATGCCATCCCCGCAAACCGCGGCTGTCGAAGCAGCCCGTCAGTCCGAGGCAAAACCCAAGCAGGAAACGCCTGCGGACAAACAAACCCGCAGCATCCAAAACACGGCAGATTTGCCTGCCGCTCCGCACCATTCAGACGACCTCCCGCGCCTGTCCGCCACAGTCAAAACTGCGCACCTGATGGTGGTCAGCATCTGCCCTTCGACCGAAGACACGCTGCACGGCGAATTGTTCCACGGCGAAACCGGCGTCCTGCTGGACAATATGCTCGCCGCCATCCGACTCAGCCCGGAGCAGGCGCACAAAACCAGTTGGGTGAAAGCCGCCCCTGTGTTCAGCCCGCATCCCTCGGAAGCGCAAATCCATGCCGAATTGCCTGCACTGAAGCATGAATTGGAATCGTCCCAAGCCCGTGCGGTATTGTTTTTAGGTCAGATTTTCGAACAGAAAGAAATGATGGCGGTCATGGACGAATTGTGTGGCGGCATACCGTATTTCACCATCCCGCACCCCGCCCGCCTGCTGCGCCAACCGCGCCTGAAGGCATATGCCTGGCAGGTGTTGAAGAAAGCGGCGGCTGTGTTGTAG
- the rimI gene encoding ribosomal protein S18-alanine N-acetyltransferase produces MNIRRANSDDCAALTAIDAAGNPSPWSERQFLEAVENPADTVCVCERGGEICGFAVWREICGESELHLIAAAPACRRQGIASKLLAYWFQTASSQGVSRLLLEVRAGNAAAIGLYRKYGFIETGLRKNYYPLPEGGYEDAILMEKPC; encoded by the coding sequence ATGAACATCCGTCGGGCAAACTCTGATGACTGTGCCGCCCTGACCGCAATCGATGCGGCGGGCAATCCCTCGCCTTGGTCGGAGCGGCAGTTTCTCGAAGCGGTAGAAAATCCTGCCGATACCGTTTGCGTCTGCGAACGCGGAGGCGAAATCTGCGGTTTTGCCGTCTGGCGCGAAATCTGCGGCGAGTCCGAGTTGCACCTGATTGCCGCCGCCCCGGCGTGCCGCCGACAAGGCATCGCCTCAAAACTTTTGGCATATTGGTTTCAGACGGCCTCAAGCCAAGGCGTATCTCGCCTGTTGTTGGAAGTTCGCGCAGGCAATGCCGCCGCCATCGGCCTCTACCGCAAATACGGTTTTATCGAAACAGGCCTGCGGAAAAATTATTATCCCCTGCCCGAGGGCGGATATGAAGACGCAATTTTGATGGAAAAACCATGTTAA
- the tsaB gene encoding tRNA (adenosine(37)-N6)-threonylcarbamoyltransferase complex dimerization subunit type 1 TsaB: protein MLIDTSRPILAVDTGTSFLSLALRADGEVRLYHENVGTRQSELILPQIRVLFEQADIGASDLGGIVYAQGPGAFTGLRIGAGVVQGLATPFDTPVVGVPSLDAAAYLVPDCPCVLAATDARMGEVFYAWFDTQSHMRLGDYHVGKASEIVLPKGQTFGAGVGNAFALADKPPFDGIPSMPTAADFLELALSGRYPAADAAHAELLYVRDKIALTAKEQAERKAKP from the coding sequence ATGCTCATCGATACTTCACGTCCCATTCTTGCCGTCGATACCGGTACGTCTTTTCTCTCACTCGCTTTGCGTGCGGACGGCGAGGTGCGCCTGTATCATGAAAACGTCGGTACGCGCCAGTCAGAACTCATCCTGCCGCAGATTCGCGTGTTGTTCGAACAGGCGGACATAGGCGCGTCGGATTTGGGCGGCATCGTTTATGCGCAAGGACCGGGCGCGTTCACCGGATTGCGTATCGGGGCGGGTGTCGTGCAGGGTTTGGCAACCCCTTTCGACACGCCTGTTGTCGGCGTGCCGAGTTTGGATGCGGCGGCTTATCTGGTTCCCGACTGCCCTTGCGTATTGGCGGCGACCGATGCGCGTATGGGCGAAGTGTTTTATGCGTGGTTTGACACGCAATCCCATATGCGTTTGGGCGATTATCATGTCGGCAAGGCTTCGGAAATCGTTTTGCCGAAAGGACAAACCTTCGGAGCGGGTGTGGGCAACGCCTTTGCCTTGGCTGACAAACCGCCTTTCGACGGCATACCGTCCATGCCGACTGCCGCCGATTTTCTCGAGCTGGCACTGAGCGGGCGTTATCCTGCGGCAGACGCCGCACATGCCGAATTGTTATACGTCCGCGACAAGATCGCCCTGACGGCAAAAGAGCAGGCGGAAAGGAAGGCGAAACCATGA
- the gluQRS gene encoding tRNA glutamyl-Q(34) synthetase GluQRS, producing the protein MTAPLPTDYIGRFAPSPTGLLHIGSLLTALASYADARANRGKWLVRMEDLDPPREMPGAAAHILHTLEAFGFEWDGEVVWQSLRHSLYRDALGRLKEKGLLYPCYCSRKDWQAAAAQGADGFVYNGRCRRPEDRPHTDKPPAWRIRVNDETIGFDDGIVGHYAQNLARDIGDFVLLRADGFWAYQLAVVADDADQGITHIVRGQDLLVSTPRQIYLQRSLGFATPHYAHLPLLVNKHGQKWSKQTLAPALDENHKEQLLRQVLQYLNLPPAPEVSRPQALLSWAIEHWQPHKIPIHDIVTE; encoded by the coding sequence ATGACGGCACCCCTACCAACCGACTATATCGGACGCTTCGCCCCCAGCCCCACCGGCCTGCTCCACATCGGCTCGCTGCTGACCGCGCTTGCATCCTACGCCGATGCGCGCGCAAACCGGGGCAAATGGCTGGTCCGTATGGAAGACCTCGACCCGCCGCGCGAAATGCCCGGTGCCGCCGCGCATATCCTGCACACGCTTGAAGCCTTCGGTTTCGAATGGGACGGCGAAGTCGTTTGGCAGAGCCTCCGCCATTCGCTGTACAGGGACGCCTTGGGTCGTCTGAAAGAAAAAGGCCTGCTCTATCCCTGTTATTGCAGCCGCAAAGACTGGCAGGCGGCCGCCGCCCAAGGTGCCGACGGATTCGTTTACAACGGACGCTGCCGCCGCCCCGAAGACCGCCCCCACACCGACAAACCACCCGCATGGCGCATCCGCGTCAATGACGAAACCATCGGATTTGACGACGGTATCGTCGGACATTACGCCCAAAACCTCGCCCGCGACATCGGCGACTTCGTCCTCTTGCGCGCCGACGGATTTTGGGCGTACCAGCTTGCCGTCGTTGCTGACGATGCCGACCAAGGCATTACACACATCGTACGCGGGCAAGACCTGCTCGTTTCCACCCCGCGCCAAATCTACCTGCAACGCAGCCTCGGCTTCGCTACCCCGCATTACGCCCACCTCCCGCTTTTGGTCAACAAACACGGGCAGAAATGGTCGAAGCAGACGCTTGCCCCCGCCTTGGACGAAAACCATAAAGAACAATTACTCCGCCAAGTCCTGCAATACCTCAACCTTCCGCCCGCACCCGAAGTTTCCCGCCCGCAGGCGCTTTTATCTTGGGCGATAGAACACTGGCAGCCGCATAAAATACCAATACATGATATAGTTACGGAGTAG
- a CDS encoding LytR/AlgR family response regulator transcription factor: protein MLSVIIVEDEVLAAERLRILLEECNVVILNVFHHAQPALDWLSMHEVDIVFADIGLPEITGLELVERIKRVAKRQPEIIFTTAYEEHALRAFELAAADYLLKPIRSTRLQAALDRVSEKYREKADDFTHFQVFSRDRMIEIPWQQARYLMAEHKTVYLVTGDRQSYELPKTLVYWEELLGEKIIRLHRNALAFRHTLDYLIRLDDDDDSDSAWGAQILDIPKPLPVSRRQLSAIRKILKSKV from the coding sequence ATGTTAAGTGTCATTATTGTTGAAGACGAAGTGCTCGCTGCAGAACGCCTGCGCATCTTGCTCGAAGAGTGCAACGTCGTGATTCTCAACGTATTCCACCACGCACAACCCGCTTTGGACTGGTTGAGTATGCACGAAGTCGATATCGTATTTGCCGACATCGGGCTGCCCGAAATTACCGGACTCGAGCTGGTCGAACGCATCAAACGCGTCGCCAAACGCCAGCCCGAAATTATCTTCACCACCGCCTACGAAGAACACGCCTTGCGCGCCTTCGAACTGGCGGCAGCCGACTATCTGCTCAAACCCATCCGCTCAACCCGCCTACAAGCGGCATTGGACCGGGTCAGCGAAAAATACCGCGAAAAAGCCGACGACTTTACCCATTTCCAAGTCTTCAGCCGCGACCGCATGATCGAAATCCCATGGCAGCAGGCGCGTTATCTGATGGCGGAGCACAAAACCGTCTATCTGGTTACCGGCGACAGACAAAGCTACGAACTGCCCAAAACCCTGGTCTATTGGGAAGAATTGTTGGGCGAAAAAATCATACGCCTCCACCGCAACGCCCTCGCCTTCCGCCACACCTTAGACTACCTGATACGGCTGGACGACGATGACGACAGCGATTCTGCCTGGGGTGCGCAGATATTGGATATCCCCAAGCCCCT